The proteins below are encoded in one region of Ferruginibacter lapsinanis:
- the lpxB gene encoding lipid-A-disaccharide synthase: MRYYIIAGEASGDLHGSNLIKELRPLDSAAHIRCWGGDKMQAQGATLVKHYRDLAFMGFVEVIKNLRTIFKNLAFCKEDILQHKPDVLILIDYPGFNLRIAKWAKQQGLKVIYYISPQIWAWKENRVHDIKRSVDKMLVILPFEKEFYKKWNYEVEYVGHPLVKVIDDYKLQSPVSKSENIIAILPGSRKQEILKKLPIMLKVAESFPEYNFIVAKAPGIEESFYTTLLAPYSNVGSVENKTYELLMRSKAAMVTSGTATLETALFGVPEVICYKGGSISYQIAKRLIKIKYICLVNLIMDKEVVKELIQNDLTVENLVREIKNIIEDPIKQQQLKDDYTALKNLLSKGGNASANAAESIYKFLTNASAT; the protein is encoded by the coding sequence ATGCGTTATTATATCATAGCAGGCGAAGCAAGTGGGGATCTACATGGCAGCAATTTAATAAAGGAATTGCGGCCGCTTGATAGTGCTGCACATATACGTTGTTGGGGCGGGGATAAGATGCAGGCCCAGGGAGCAACGCTGGTGAAGCATTATAGAGATCTGGCGTTTATGGGTTTTGTGGAAGTAATAAAAAACCTTCGTACCATTTTCAAGAATTTAGCATTTTGCAAAGAAGATATATTGCAACATAAACCGGATGTGTTGATATTGATTGATTATCCGGGTTTTAATTTACGCATTGCCAAATGGGCAAAACAACAAGGTTTAAAGGTCATCTATTATATCTCTCCGCAAATTTGGGCATGGAAAGAAAACAGGGTACATGACATAAAGAGATCAGTTGATAAAATGCTTGTTATTCTTCCCTTTGAAAAAGAATTTTACAAAAAATGGAATTATGAAGTGGAGTATGTAGGGCACCCGCTTGTTAAAGTGATCGACGATTATAAATTGCAATCACCTGTTTCAAAAAGTGAAAATATAATTGCGATTTTGCCAGGTAGCCGAAAGCAGGAGATTTTAAAAAAGCTGCCTATCATGTTAAAGGTGGCGGAAAGCTTTCCCGAATATAATTTTATAGTTGCCAAAGCTCCGGGTATTGAAGAGAGTTTCTATACCACGCTATTGGCGCCGTATAGTAATGTAGGTTCGGTAGAAAATAAAACATATGAATTATTAATGAGGTCAAAAGCTGCCATGGTAACAAGCGGCACGGCTACTTTAGAAACAGCTTTGTTTGGTGTGCCGGAAGTCATCTGTTATAAAGGCGGATCAATTTCTTATCAAATTGCAAAGCGGTTGATAAAAATAAAATATATCTGCCTCGTGAATTTAATCATGGATAAAGAAGTGGTGAAAGAATTGATACAAAATGATCTGACTGTAGAAAATCTTGTCCGGGAAATAAAAAATATTATAGAAGATCCTATTAAGCAACAGCAGCTGAAAGATGATTATACTGCGTTGAAAAATTTACTTAGCAAAGGAGGAAATGCTTCGGCTAATGCAGCGGAAAGCATTTATAAGTTTCTAACTAATGCCTCAGCAACTTAA
- the msrB gene encoding peptide-methionine (R)-S-oxide reductase MsrB, with protein MKQFSILAVAILVFVGIGSCQSTTHKFTIVKSDAEWKKQLSNEAYLVTRKEGTETAYTGAYWDNHQKGVYRCICCDLELFSSATKFDSGTGWPSFWKPINKNAVLEENDNAFGIQRTKVTCSRCGAHLGHVFEDGPKPTGLRYCINSVSLKFVKN; from the coding sequence ATGAAACAGTTTTCTATTTTAGCAGTGGCTATTCTTGTATTTGTCGGTATCGGGTCCTGCCAATCTACTACACATAAATTTACTATCGTAAAATCCGATGCAGAGTGGAAGAAACAATTAAGTAATGAAGCATATTTAGTAACCAGAAAAGAAGGAACTGAAACTGCCTATACCGGAGCCTATTGGGATAATCATCAGAAAGGCGTTTATAGATGTATTTGTTGTGATCTGGAACTTTTTAGTTCTGCTACTAAATTCGATAGCGGAACAGGTTGGCCAAGTTTCTGGAAACCAATCAATAAAAACGCTGTATTAGAAGAAAATGACAACGCTTTTGGCATACAAAGAACAAAGGTTACCTGCAGCAGGTGCGGAGCTCATTTGGGACATGTGTTTGAGGACGGTCCTAAACCGACGGGATTGAGGTATTGTATTAATTCTGTTTCGCTGAAGTTTGTAAAAAACTAA
- a CDS encoding cytochrome b/b6 domain-containing protein, with translation MKKIVRKHPLAIRWFHWINFPVLAIMIWSGLLIYWANDVYRLGWGDTTILKFFPDSFNKALNIPFRLAEGMSFHFVFMWIFAINGVLYFLYLLFSKEYKLIFPNKRSFKEAWQVLLHDLHIRKGLPQQKKYNAAQRIAYTGVIVMGFGSLLTGLAIYKPVQFTIICFLLGGYEWARAEHFILTILFSLFFLVHIVQVILAGWNNFRGMVTGFEVIPPPPPKGGTLKEDVISTDSSQTKI, from the coding sequence ATGAAAAAAATTGTCCGAAAACATCCGTTGGCAATCAGGTGGTTTCACTGGATCAATTTTCCGGTATTGGCTATCATGATATGGAGCGGATTACTGATCTATTGGGCGAATGATGTGTATCGTTTAGGATGGGGAGACACAACTATTCTTAAATTTTTTCCTGATTCATTTAACAAAGCCCTTAATATCCCTTTTCGTTTGGCAGAAGGAATGAGTTTTCATTTTGTATTCATGTGGATATTTGCGATCAATGGCGTCTTATATTTTTTATATCTGTTATTTTCAAAAGAGTATAAATTGATCTTTCCCAACAAAAGGTCTTTTAAAGAAGCCTGGCAAGTGTTGCTACATGATCTCCATATTCGTAAAGGGTTGCCTCAGCAAAAAAAATATAATGCAGCACAGCGGATAGCTTACACCGGTGTTATTGTGATGGGGTTCGGGTCTTTACTTACCGGATTGGCTATTTATAAGCCTGTTCAGTTTACAATCATTTGTTTTTTATTAGGAGGCTATGAGTGGGCAAGAGCGGAGCATTTTATTCTTACCATTTTATTTTCCCTGTTTTTTTTGGTACATATTGTACAGGTTATTTTAGCAGGCTGGAATAATTTCAGAGGAATGGTAACAGGTTTTGAAGTAATACCCCCTCCGCCCCCTAAAGGGGGAACTTTGAAAGAAGACGTAATTTCAACGGACTCTTCTCAAACAAAAATTTAA
- a CDS encoding DUF6728 family protein encodes MGVWNQIAQYLFLKKKDPDAPKSQWVNYMHGINRISILLFIVAMIILAIKLLRH; translated from the coding sequence ATGGGCGTGTGGAATCAAATAGCACAGTATTTATTTCTTAAGAAAAAGGACCCGGATGCTCCAAAATCGCAATGGGTAAATTACATGCATGGCATAAACCGCATTTCAATTTTGCTGTTTATTGTAGCGATGATCATTTTGGCAATTAAGTTGCTGAGGCATTAG